The following proteins are encoded in a genomic region of Paenibacillus sp. FSL H3-0469:
- a CDS encoding histidine kinase, producing MKEKHRLSQLSFRQKLILTSIACLVIPALGMIYITNVYSKLIIREHSLEKSTQSLRIVQSQIDVIFEEMVSVSNFVHFDPEIKTLLEDAKTNPVAARTLTSRLEQVAGDTIDLRITLLDKEGHAYSDYSFYDYDPRQFLKRRWFATLEQLPPYDTLFMGAEDNYLTSLRAEQPYIFMTARALREETTAAPYAYLIVSRSEASIRERFASLEEDVYLLDEEGNILSNRNQELIGTSFDKLLPVEELAFPDIVKFKGENQLLLSLPLKYAKWRLISVAPYEQLTERLNGINRTGLIIQTVFAVSFLFALTVLLRRFTKPVLVLGKAARRVEDGDLMVRSGIRGTDEIGSLGHSFDNMLDRVQLMLRQVETEQELKRQAEIAMLQAQINPHFLFNVLSSIRLKLLMKQDEENAAIVGSLSAMLRASFSSREEFVSIASELDFTKQYMELMRFTMRYPTEYAVHVDKELLLETVPRFILQPIIENAYKHGFLQGGGRVVITIGLVQSRLTITIEDNGTGMEEHTLVALLQHIRQKDAEIGALSAEGTPVAESAHGIGLINVYQRLKLIYGELFEMNIESIHKGRTTVQLIMPVKRIGADNHDL from the coding sequence ATGAAAGAAAAGCACAGGCTCAGTCAGCTCTCCTTCCGGCAAAAGCTAATCCTTACCTCCATCGCCTGCCTGGTGATTCCGGCACTGGGGATGATCTATATTACCAATGTCTATTCCAAGCTGATTATCCGGGAGCATTCCCTGGAGAAGTCCACGCAGTCCCTGAGAATTGTCCAGTCGCAGATTGATGTGATATTCGAAGAGATGGTGTCGGTGTCGAACTTCGTCCATTTCGATCCGGAGATCAAGACCCTGCTGGAGGATGCCAAGACTAATCCCGTAGCTGCGCGGACCCTGACCAGCCGCCTGGAGCAGGTGGCCGGAGATACCATCGATCTGCGGATTACCCTGCTGGACAAGGAAGGACATGCCTATTCCGATTATTCCTTCTATGATTATGATCCCCGGCAATTTCTGAAGCGGCGCTGGTTCGCTACTCTGGAGCAGCTCCCGCCGTATGATACCTTATTTATGGGAGCAGAAGACAATTACCTGACGTCCCTGAGGGCTGAGCAGCCTTATATCTTCATGACAGCACGCGCCTTAAGAGAAGAAACAACTGCCGCCCCTTACGCTTACCTGATTGTCAGCCGCAGTGAGGCTTCGATCCGTGAGCGGTTTGCTTCACTGGAAGAGGATGTGTATCTGCTGGATGAAGAGGGGAACATTCTGTCGAACCGGAACCAGGAGCTGATAGGCACTAGCTTTGACAAGCTGCTGCCAGTAGAAGAGCTGGCCTTCCCTGACATCGTCAAGTTCAAAGGGGAAAACCAGCTCCTCCTCTCGCTGCCGCTGAAATATGCCAAGTGGAGGTTGATCAGTGTTGCTCCCTATGAGCAGCTGACGGAACGGTTGAACGGGATAAACCGGACCGGCCTGATTATTCAGACGGTGTTTGCGGTCAGCTTCTTGTTCGCGCTTACTGTGCTGCTGCGGAGATTCACCAAGCCTGTGCTTGTCCTGGGCAAGGCGGCGCGCCGGGTGGAGGACGGAGATCTCATGGTGCGCTCGGGTATCCGGGGAACCGATGAGATCGGCAGCCTCGGGCACTCCTTCGATAACATGCTGGACCGGGTGCAGCTGATGCTCAGGCAGGTGGAGACGGAGCAGGAATTGAAGCGCCAGGCGGAGATTGCGATGCTGCAGGCCCAGATTAACCCGCATTTTCTATTCAATGTGCTTAGTTCGATCCGGCTGAAGCTGCTCATGAAGCAGGATGAGGAGAATGCTGCGATTGTCGGCTCCCTCTCCGCTATGCTGCGGGCCAGCTTTTCCAGCCGGGAGGAATTCGTCTCGATTGCCAGTGAGCTTGATTTCACGAAGCAGTATATGGAGTTAATGCGGTTCACGATGAGATATCCTACGGAATATGCAGTGCATGTGGACAAAGAGCTGCTGCTGGAGACGGTGCCGCGGTTCATCCTGCAGCCCATTATTGAGAATGCTTACAAGCACGGGTTCTTGCAGGGCGGAGGGCGGGTCGTCATCACCATCGGACTCGTCCAGTCCAGGCTAACCATTACCATCGAGGATAACGGCACGGGAATGGAGGAGCATACGCTCGTAGCTCTGCTTCAGCACATCAGGCAGAAGGATGCGGAGATAGGCGCCCTGAGTGCTGAAGGGACGCCAGTGGCAGAGTCCGCTCACGGCATCGGATTAATCAACGTCTACCAGCGGCTTAAGCTAATCTACGGTGAGCTCTTCGAGATGAACATTGAGAGCATTCACAAGGGACGCACCACCGTACAATTAATCATGCCCGTGAAGCGGATAGGAGCAGATAATCATGACCTATAA
- a CDS encoding sugar ABC transporter permease — MEVITEEGTAKRSGSPGISKMRKQSFYDNIAGYLFIAPMLILTVTLVIIPILLSGVISFSNWNFVSGLDGFQFVGLDNYSRLVQDESFHRSLYNNLIMIAVVPVAMFLALVLAVLINKATYFKTFFKVIYFMPFISSFVAIALLWRVLYHPNNGPINGFLRSIGFEHPPMWLADPKFALISVMIIMVWTSLGFNMVIYLAGLQNISRDLYEAADVDGASPLRQFFRITLPMLSPTSFFLLITGVVGSFKVFDLIMVLTGGGPAGSTSVIVYYLYEVAFVNLESGYASAMGIILLILILLVTLFQWVGQKKWVNY, encoded by the coding sequence GTGGAGGTTATTACTGAAGAGGGAACGGCAAAACGGTCCGGCAGCCCCGGGATAAGCAAGATGCGCAAGCAATCCTTTTACGACAATATTGCAGGGTATTTATTCATTGCCCCCATGCTCATTCTGACCGTAACGCTGGTAATTATTCCGATTCTCCTATCCGGTGTGATCAGCTTCTCGAACTGGAACTTTGTATCCGGGCTGGACGGGTTTCAATTTGTCGGTCTGGATAACTACAGCCGGCTGGTGCAGGATGAGTCCTTTCACCGCTCGCTCTACAACAACCTGATCATGATCGCCGTCGTTCCGGTTGCGATGTTCCTGGCGCTGGTACTGGCGGTGCTAATCAATAAGGCAACGTATTTCAAAACCTTTTTCAAAGTGATCTATTTTATGCCCTTCATCTCAAGCTTCGTGGCGATTGCCCTGCTCTGGAGAGTGCTCTATCACCCGAACAACGGTCCGATCAACGGCTTCCTCAGATCTATAGGGTTCGAGCATCCGCCTATGTGGCTGGCTGATCCCAAGTTTGCCCTGATCTCGGTCATGATTATTATGGTCTGGACTTCCCTCGGCTTCAATATGGTCATCTATCTGGCGGGCCTGCAGAATATCTCACGGGATTTGTATGAAGCCGCCGATGTGGACGGGGCCTCACCGCTCAGACAATTCTTCAGAATTACACTGCCGATGCTGTCGCCTACGTCCTTCTTCCTGCTTATCACAGGAGTTGTGGGGTCCTTCAAGGTCTTCGATCTGATTATGGTGTTAACCGGCGGCGGTCCGGCAGGCTCAACCTCAGTTATTGTCTACTATCTGTACGAGGTGGCGTTCGTGAATCTGGAGTCGGGTTATGCTTCGGCGATGGGCATTATTCTGCTGATCCTCATCCTGCTGGTGACCTTGTTTCAATGGGTCGGACAAAAGAAATGGGTCAACTACTAG
- a CDS encoding carbohydrate ABC transporter permease, producing MRSIKLNRVIVTVFMAVAGILFIMPFLWMLSASFKPELDVMKYPIEWIPAKWNAVENYKQVWAGAVPFTLYYWNTTKVTLMSTALSLIISAMAAYGFSKIIFKGRDILFLVVLATFMIPTQAILVPQFIMYRWLGLFDSHFGLVLLAASGVLGTFLLRQFFLGIHDEIIESARIDAAGHWTIFMRIAMPLVQPALATYMILRFIWTWNDYQNPLIFLRSDSLFTLQLGIRKFADFSGEFYSLMMAGAVSAILPLLIIFMVGQKQVIEGVAMGSVKG from the coding sequence ATGCGATCGATCAAGCTTAACCGGGTTATTGTCACCGTCTTCATGGCGGTTGCGGGCATTCTGTTCATTATGCCATTCTTATGGATGCTCTCTGCTTCCTTCAAGCCTGAGCTGGATGTTATGAAATATCCGATAGAGTGGATTCCGGCGAAATGGAATGCGGTGGAGAACTATAAGCAGGTCTGGGCGGGTGCCGTGCCGTTCACACTCTATTACTGGAATACGACGAAGGTTACCCTGATGTCTACAGCGCTGTCGCTGATTATCTCCGCTATGGCGGCTTACGGCTTCTCCAAAATCATTTTTAAAGGGCGGGATATTCTCTTCCTGGTTGTCCTGGCCACCTTCATGATTCCAACGCAGGCCATTCTGGTTCCGCAGTTCATTATGTACCGCTGGCTTGGACTGTTCGACAGCCATTTCGGGCTGGTGCTGCTTGCTGCCTCCGGGGTGCTGGGAACCTTCCTGCTGAGACAGTTCTTCCTTGGAATCCATGATGAAATTATTGAATCGGCGCGGATTGATGCTGCGGGCCACTGGACGATCTTCATGCGGATTGCCATGCCACTGGTGCAGCCAGCCCTTGCTACCTATATGATTCTCCGTTTTATCTGGACCTGGAATGATTACCAGAATCCGCTGATCTTCCTTCGTTCCGATTCATTGTTTACCCTGCAGCTGGGCATCCGGAAATTCGCTGATTTCAGCGGCGAGTTCTACTCCTTGATGATGGCAGGCGCTGTATCGGCCATTCTGCCGTTGTTAATTATTTTCATGGTCGGCCAGAAGCAGGTGATTGAGGGAGTTGCGATGGGCAGTGTCAAAGGCTAG
- a CDS encoding sugar ABC transporter substrate-binding protein, with protein MSKVKRNLFIAVPLLSLLVSGCGGAGNAEKEPAATGAGTGAEQAVTIKLSNWYAKKMDNWDVVIAEFEKQHPNIKVEFASAEDNNSNEYYKKLDLAVAGGDDLDIIMFSNMTFLSQRAGLGMIQPLDEYLAKDGINFKDEYTADTSIDGKVYGLPGKSSQGLVIINEDHLKEAGLELPKDWTWDQYMDYAKAMTKKTGDKTRYGTYFHSWIQYGYVVQNFGQPVNANLTTDDGKTANIDNPFMRKSLELRLRGETEGSATPYSEVVSQKLNYRPQYFNQDTSMLVTGTFLIPETGGTDTIPATFKTVFAPLPKMKIEDPMSSNVSGDVLSIYSKSKHKDEAYTFIRWFSTEGIVLQGKNIPSWKKADLKDVVDRIIAGSKTPEMIDKASLLYVLENTIPTTAATAVPYHAELEKVLLEEFDKMMLSGQSIDDTIQHAQTKIQKIIDSKS; from the coding sequence ATGTCAAAAGTAAAACGCAATCTATTCATCGCCGTACCGCTGTTATCCCTGCTGGTATCCGGTTGCGGAGGCGCCGGCAATGCAGAGAAGGAGCCGGCGGCAACGGGTGCCGGAACAGGTGCAGAACAAGCGGTAACCATTAAGCTGAGCAACTGGTATGCCAAAAAAATGGACAACTGGGATGTCGTGATTGCCGAGTTTGAGAAGCAGCATCCGAACATCAAGGTGGAATTCGCCTCTGCCGAGGACAACAATTCCAATGAATATTATAAGAAGCTCGATCTCGCAGTCGCGGGCGGCGATGATCTGGATATTATCATGTTCAGTAACATGACCTTCCTGTCCCAGCGGGCGGGGCTTGGCATGATCCAGCCGCTGGATGAGTATCTGGCTAAGGACGGCATTAATTTCAAGGATGAATACACCGCCGATACCAGCATTGACGGCAAGGTCTATGGCCTGCCCGGCAAGTCCTCCCAGGGTCTGGTGATTATCAACGAGGATCATCTGAAGGAGGCGGGACTTGAGCTGCCTAAGGACTGGACCTGGGATCAGTACATGGATTACGCCAAGGCGATGACGAAGAAAACGGGCGATAAAACCCGGTACGGAACCTACTTCCACAGTTGGATTCAATATGGCTACGTAGTGCAGAACTTCGGCCAGCCGGTGAATGCCAATCTGACTACCGATGACGGCAAGACCGCCAATATCGACAATCCGTTCATGCGCAAATCGCTTGAGCTGCGGCTTCGGGGAGAAACGGAAGGCTCCGCAACCCCGTACTCCGAGGTGGTCAGCCAGAAGCTGAACTACAGACCGCAATATTTCAACCAGGACACCAGTATGCTTGTTACGGGCACCTTCCTGATCCCGGAGACTGGCGGAACGGATACCATTCCGGCTACCTTCAAGACCGTGTTCGCTCCGCTGCCGAAGATGAAGATCGAAGATCCGATGTCCTCGAACGTGAGCGGGGATGTCCTGAGCATCTACAGCAAGTCCAAGCATAAAGACGAAGCCTACACCTTTATCCGCTGGTTCTCCACTGAAGGGATTGTGCTGCAAGGGAAGAATATCCCGTCCTGGAAAAAAGCTGACTTGAAAGATGTGGTGGACCGGATTATCGCAGGCAGCAAGACCCCGGAAATGATCGACAAGGCTTCGCTGCTCTATGTTCTGGAGAATACTATACCGACTACGGCAGCTACAGCGGTGCCTTATCACGCTGAACTGGAAAAGGTACTCCTGGAGGAATTCGATAAAATGATGCTGTCAGGTCAAAGCATTGATGATACCATTCAGCACGCACAGACCAAAATACAGAAGATTATCGATTCCAAATCCTAA
- the uidA gene encoding beta-glucuronidase — protein sequence MLYPIMTETRSLYDLGGVWNFKLDDGSGWEENWQASKLTDTIPMAVPSAYNDLGVSPEIRNHVGWVWYERELTLPSSILNERLVLRFGSATHKAKVYINGSLVMEHAGGFLPFEGVINGYIRPGTNRLTVAVHNVVDYTTLPVGLYTETEGPDGKRKAKNQPNFDFFNFAGLQRPVRIYSTPRTFVQDVTVLTDYKEELEKGKQGTVRYKVDISGEADIRVTVLDEEGVAVCSATESSGVLDIPYVRLWQPLNAYLYTLKIELLQSGQLVDVYELPFGVRTVEVKDGQFLINGEPFYFKGYGRHEDTPFHGRGLDEAANIMDFNLMKWSGANSFRTAHYPYAEEVMRLADREGFVVINETPAVGLDLNFLVMFSGGSKKDTWAEVQTFGHHQQVIRELINRDKNHACVVMWNVANEPASYEDGAYEYFKPLIEQLREEDPQHRPVTLVTHIEASPANDRISELIDVLAFNRYYGWYVDGGDLESAKVKLRMELEAWSQRCPGKPMMMTEYGTDTVAGLHDVEPIMFTEEYQVAFYRANHEVFDEFREFVGEQVWNFADFATSQGIIRVQGNKKGIFTRDRKPKAAAHELRRRWTAIPDFGYKK from the coding sequence GTGCTGTATCCAATAATGACGGAAACCCGCAGTTTGTACGATCTGGGCGGGGTATGGAATTTCAAGCTGGACGATGGCTCCGGCTGGGAGGAGAACTGGCAGGCCTCCAAGCTGACAGATACAATCCCTATGGCGGTACCTTCGGCTTATAATGATCTGGGCGTAAGCCCGGAGATTCGTAATCATGTCGGCTGGGTGTGGTATGAGCGGGAGCTGACGCTCCCTTCGAGCATCCTGAATGAGCGGCTGGTGTTGCGCTTCGGCTCGGCCACCCATAAGGCCAAGGTATATATCAATGGAAGCTTGGTCATGGAGCATGCCGGCGGATTCCTGCCCTTCGAGGGCGTGATTAACGGCTATATCCGGCCTGGAACGAACCGGTTGACCGTAGCTGTTCATAACGTCGTGGATTACACCACATTGCCTGTTGGCCTGTACACGGAGACCGAAGGCCCGGACGGGAAGAGGAAGGCGAAGAACCAGCCGAACTTCGATTTCTTCAACTTTGCCGGACTCCAGCGGCCGGTGAGAATCTACTCTACGCCGCGAACCTTCGTTCAAGATGTCACTGTCCTAACCGATTACAAGGAGGAGCTGGAGAAGGGGAAGCAGGGAACCGTCCGCTATAAAGTGGACATTAGCGGTGAAGCCGATATCCGGGTTACGGTGCTGGATGAGGAAGGGGTTGCCGTCTGCTCCGCCACGGAATCCTCCGGGGTGCTGGATATTCCCTACGTCAGGTTATGGCAGCCGCTGAATGCCTACCTGTATACCTTGAAGATTGAGCTGCTGCAATCGGGCCAACTAGTGGATGTATACGAGCTGCCGTTCGGTGTGCGGACGGTAGAAGTGAAGGACGGGCAATTCCTGATTAATGGCGAGCCCTTCTACTTCAAGGGCTACGGCAGACATGAGGATACTCCGTTCCATGGACGGGGCCTGGATGAAGCGGCGAACATTATGGATTTCAATCTGATGAAATGGTCCGGGGCCAACTCCTTCCGCACGGCCCATTATCCTTACGCCGAGGAAGTGATGCGGCTGGCCGACCGTGAAGGCTTCGTCGTGATCAATGAGACCCCGGCAGTGGGCCTGGACCTTAATTTCCTCGTGATGTTCTCAGGGGGTTCGAAGAAGGATACCTGGGCAGAGGTCCAGACCTTCGGACATCACCAGCAGGTGATCCGGGAGCTGATCAACCGGGATAAGAACCATGCCTGTGTGGTGATGTGGAATGTTGCGAACGAACCGGCCTCTTATGAGGATGGGGCGTACGAATACTTCAAGCCGCTGATCGAGCAGCTGCGGGAGGAAGATCCGCAGCACCGTCCGGTTACGCTGGTGACGCATATTGAGGCTTCACCGGCAAATGATAGGATCTCTGAGCTGATCGATGTGCTGGCCTTCAACCGGTATTACGGCTGGTATGTGGACGGGGGAGACCTGGAGTCTGCGAAGGTTAAGCTGCGGATGGAGTTGGAAGCGTGGAGCCAGCGGTGCCCCGGCAAGCCGATGATGATGACCGAATACGGAACCGATACCGTGGCCGGACTGCATGATGTGGAGCCGATCATGTTCACGGAAGAATATCAGGTGGCGTTCTACCGGGCGAATCATGAAGTCTTCGATGAGTTCCGGGAGTTTGTGGGCGAGCAGGTCTGGAATTTCGCCGACTTTGCCACCAGCCAGGGCATCATCCGCGTACAGGGGAACAAGAAGGGCATCTTCACCCGTGACCGCAAGCCCAAGGCGGCAGCCCACGAGCTGCGCCGCAGATGGACGGCGATACCGGATTTTGGCTATAAGAAGTGA
- a CDS encoding AraC family transcriptional regulator yields the protein MNEPFELRYDPIHKDYLYLHRTTTYNMGTFYHRHEAYELYLFLRGNVKFYIENSCYHLQRGDLLVLNPEEMHRSFSQDESEYERITINLQKSYLHRLSTPATPLSWCFDYRPKGKGNIVHLEEAELQQVLRLTGDLEKALSSDAYGADILANSMLAQLLVLTNTVFHRTSIVPADIMPELVRRTMEYIDAHLGQTLTLEQLSSTFHLNSTYISRQFKQHTGLTLRSYILDRRISLAKACLREGFSITEACYQSGFSDYANFIRSFTKVAGMSPGRYAKQE from the coding sequence ATGAACGAGCCATTTGAGCTTCGCTATGACCCTATCCATAAAGATTACCTCTACCTGCACAGGACAACCACCTATAATATGGGAACCTTCTATCACCGCCATGAAGCGTATGAGCTGTACTTATTTCTGCGCGGCAACGTCAAGTTCTATATTGAGAACAGCTGCTACCACCTGCAGCGCGGAGATCTGCTTGTACTGAACCCGGAAGAGATGCATCGTTCCTTCAGCCAGGATGAATCGGAATATGAACGGATTACGATCAATCTCCAAAAATCTTATCTGCACCGCCTGTCTACTCCGGCTACCCCGCTATCCTGGTGCTTCGACTACCGCCCGAAGGGAAAGGGCAACATCGTTCATCTGGAGGAAGCCGAGCTTCAGCAGGTTCTCCGGTTGACCGGTGATCTGGAGAAGGCCCTCTCATCCGATGCGTATGGGGCAGATATCCTCGCCAACAGCATGCTTGCTCAATTATTGGTGCTGACCAACACCGTGTTTCATAGAACAAGCATCGTTCCTGCGGATATCATGCCGGAGCTGGTCCGCAGGACCATGGAGTATATTGATGCCCATCTGGGCCAGACCCTCACGCTTGAGCAGCTTAGCAGCACCTTTCATTTGAACAGCACCTATATCAGCCGCCAGTTCAAACAGCACACAGGCCTGACGCTACGTTCCTACATACTGGACCGCCGGATTTCATTAGCCAAGGCCTGCCTCCGCGAAGGGTTTAGCATCACCGAGGCCTGCTATCAATCTGGCTTCAGCGATTACGCCAATTTCATCCGCAGCTTCACCAAAGTGGCCGGCATGTCCCCGGGCAGATATGCCAAGCAGGAATAA